Proteins found in one Pocillopora verrucosa isolate sample1 chromosome 12, ASM3666991v2, whole genome shotgun sequence genomic segment:
- the LOC136277279 gene encoding probable G-protein coupled receptor 19: protein MPLQGLNETEHDHQQTNCSYQELPAAVDNFKLCMYCFLLLGSLFGNIFIIIIVYKHRDLQKTVNYFIVNMAVSDLVFPLVLLPLEIVSMATGATLTRWYVDGIFGSITCKSIHFVAQVSPAVSSQSFVWIAIDRFVAILFPVRLGLVSRKIRVIAIASTWILAAAINSNHLVSQDLHIRDNKTFCEVKLVSAISEETYFAISYYMQLFLNTFGSFFLSAVLYTAIAVSLHKQSKALANSGPNIQRNVFKKRKRAIQLSAVTMLSSRITKYFMLLLQDKERRDRQTRAKKSNRNEVSIYSKLQESTKL, encoded by the exons ATGCCCTTGCAAGGTCTTAATGAGACTGAACATGACCATCAGCAAACGAACTGTTCTTACCAAGAGCTGCCTGCTGCAGTGGACAACTTCAAACTTTGTATGTACTGCTTTCTTTTGCTTGGCAGCCTTTTCGGAAATATCTTCATAATCATTATTGTTTACAAACACCGTGATCTACAAAAAACGGTGAACTACTTCATCGTGAACATGGCTGTGTCTGATCTCGTTTTTCCGTTGGTTTTGCTTCCccttgaaattgtttcaatGGCGACTGGTGCGACTTTGACGCGTTGGTACGTTGATGGGATCTTTGGATCGATTACTTGCAAGTCTATACATTTCGTTGCCCAAGTTTCTCCTGCCGTTTCTTCCCAAAGCTTCGTCTGGATAGCGATTGACAGATTTGTCGCCATTCTATTTCCAGTGAGACTTGGGCTTGTTTCAAGAAAGATACGAGTCATAGCTATTGCTTCTACTTGGATTCTGGCAGCCGCTATTAATTCTAATCATCTTGTTAGCCAGGATCTTCATATAAGAGACAATAAGACTTTTTGTGAAGTAAAATTGGTTTCCGCCATCTCAGAAGAAACATACTTCGCAATATCTTATTATATGCAATTGTTTCTTAATACTTtcggttctttttttttatcagcagtTTTGTACACAGCCATAGCTGTTTCGTTACATAAGCAAAGTAAAGCGCTGGCTAATTCTGGCCCAAATATTCAACGAAACGTattcaagaagagaaaaagggCGATTCAATTATCAGCAGTTACCATG CTATCGTCAAGGATTACgaaatattttatgttattgCTTCAGGACAAGGAGAGACGAGACAGGCAAACGAGGGCAAAAAAATCCAACAGAAATGAAGTCTCCATCTACAGCAAACTGCAGGAATCGACGAAATTGTAA